From Spartinivicinus ruber, the proteins below share one genomic window:
- the tpx gene encoding thiol peroxidase — protein sequence MSTVTFQGNPVSVSGKFPTVGEKANSFSLCGADLSDIKLGAFAGKKVVLNIFPSIDTPVCAASVRAFNQKAAAKENTAVICISADLPFAAGRFCEVEGINGVVTASFFRTPEFTESYGVNINEGPLRGLAARAVICLDEQGKVVHSELVKEITEEPNYQAALDAL from the coding sequence ATGTCTACTGTTACATTTCAAGGTAATCCAGTCAGCGTTTCTGGTAAATTTCCTACAGTTGGTGAAAAAGCAAACTCATTTAGTTTGTGTGGTGCTGACTTGTCGGATATTAAATTAGGCGCCTTTGCTGGCAAAAAAGTTGTGCTTAATATTTTTCCTAGTATTGATACGCCTGTATGTGCTGCCAGTGTTAGAGCTTTTAATCAGAAGGCAGCGGCAAAAGAAAACACCGCTGTTATTTGTATTTCAGCTGACTTGCCTTTTGCTGCTGGGCGGTTTTGTGAAGTTGAAGGAATTAATGGGGTGGTAACTGCATCATTTTTCCGTACCCCTGAATTTACTGAGTCTTATGGAGTGAATATTAATGAAGGTCCTTTACGAGGTTTAGCTGCTAGGGCAGTCATTTGTTTGGATGAGCAAGGCAAAGTGGTTCATAGTGAATTGGTTAAAGAAATTACTGAAGAGCCAAACTATCAGGCAGCATTGGATGCTTTGTAA
- a CDS encoding thioredoxin family protein, with product MALTPSNMMPLGTIAPDFTLPDTISDKKYSLADLKGPKGLLITFICNHCPFVIHIIDQYTQLLNEFSEQGIGCVAISANDVISHPDDHPEKMKIMAQKQGFKFPYLYDETQVVAKAYEAACTPDFLLFDSQLKCVYRGQFDEAKPSNNKPVTGKDLRQALTSLVAGQPISTKQVPSMGCNIKWKHA from the coding sequence ATGGCCCTAACACCATCAAACATGATGCCATTAGGCACAATAGCACCTGACTTCACCTTACCTGATACTATTTCAGATAAAAAGTACTCATTGGCAGACTTGAAAGGTCCTAAAGGTTTATTGATCACTTTTATTTGTAATCATTGTCCATTTGTTATTCACATTATCGACCAATACACCCAACTGCTAAATGAATTTTCAGAACAAGGGATTGGTTGTGTAGCAATCAGTGCTAATGACGTGATTAGCCATCCAGATGACCACCCAGAAAAAATGAAAATAATGGCACAAAAACAAGGCTTTAAATTCCCTTATCTTTATGATGAAACCCAAGTAGTTGCAAAAGCTTATGAAGCAGCGTGCACGCCTGACTTTTTATTATTTGATAGCCAATTAAAGTGTGTTTATCGTGGCCAATTTGATGAAGCCAAACCAAGCAACAATAAACCTGTAACAGGCAAAGATCTACGACAAGCTCTTACCAGTCTAGTTGCAGGACAACCCATTTCAACAAAACAAGTGCCAAGTATGGGTTGTAATATTAAGTGGAAACATGCCTAA
- a CDS encoding DUF302 domain-containing protein, with product MKAKQLLFTLLCMAMSASIWADGLEQISSIHNVDRTTDNLVKELNNLKDKGVRVFTVIDHRDNAKKVGLELPPTKLVIFGNPNVGTKLMQCAHTTAIDLPQKYLVYQNKAGKTMITYNNPEYLVKRHQMKGCDALISKIQGLLAGVANKAAK from the coding sequence ATGAAAGCCAAGCAACTACTATTTACCCTGCTTTGTATGGCTATGTCTGCCAGTATTTGGGCTGATGGTCTTGAACAGATTTCGTCTATTCATAATGTGGACCGTACAACTGACAACTTAGTAAAAGAACTTAACAACCTGAAAGATAAAGGCGTAAGGGTTTTTACTGTTATCGACCATAGAGATAATGCTAAAAAAGTGGGCCTGGAGTTACCACCAACCAAGCTTGTGATCTTTGGTAACCCTAATGTAGGTACTAAGTTAATGCAGTGTGCACACACGACTGCTATCGACTTACCACAAAAATATCTGGTGTATCAAAACAAAGCTGGCAAAACAATGATTACTTACAATAACCCAGAATATTTGGTTAAACGCCATCAAATGAAAGGTTGTGATGCTTTGATTAGTAAAATTCAAGGCTTATTAGCAGGAGTAGCAAATAAAGCAGCCAAATAG
- a CDS encoding phosphatase PAP2 family protein has protein sequence MDVAIINWVQAQLSSLHFVFQLFSWLGYGELYLIIIGLLYWGWNPRLGVSLSGYLLLSSTLNGIFKLLFHAPRPYWLVPELYKGIPDHAFGMPSGHANSSLSFWGRWALAISRPGFWLLSISIMLIVGLSRVYLGAHFPSQVVAGWGVALTCLVIFSYCENKITPWFIQQSCRTQIAVVLGICGAFLLTGICSYLATLSFITPEYWLTNAYAASQTDKPFIPINLKSICRDTAMLTGLWIGAILCYQQQGWHQLAQPHGRLVRCLGGIVSGLLIWYGLGLIIKVTTSFDTVSYYLLQVIRSFIFGVWVSYLWPRVSLRWQSRHTLSL, from the coding sequence TTGGATGTAGCAATTATAAACTGGGTTCAAGCTCAGTTAAGTAGTTTACACTTTGTTTTTCAACTATTTTCCTGGCTTGGCTATGGTGAGCTTTATCTGATAATCATCGGCTTACTTTATTGGGGCTGGAACCCACGCTTAGGTGTTAGTTTAAGCGGTTATTTATTGTTATCCAGCACACTAAACGGTATTTTCAAGTTACTCTTTCATGCTCCCCGCCCTTATTGGTTAGTCCCTGAATTATATAAAGGTATTCCCGACCATGCTTTTGGTATGCCATCAGGCCATGCTAATAGCAGTTTAAGCTTTTGGGGGCGCTGGGCTTTGGCGATTAGCCGCCCTGGTTTCTGGCTACTATCTATTAGCATTATGTTAATTGTAGGACTTTCCAGAGTTTATCTTGGAGCTCACTTTCCTAGCCAGGTTGTTGCAGGTTGGGGAGTTGCCTTAACCTGTTTAGTTATTTTTAGTTATTGTGAGAATAAAATAACTCCTTGGTTCATCCAACAAAGCTGTCGTACACAAATAGCAGTAGTACTCGGCATTTGTGGGGCTTTTTTATTAACAGGGATTTGCAGTTATTTAGCAACCTTGTCTTTTATTACTCCAGAGTATTGGCTAACTAATGCTTATGCAGCTAGCCAAACAGATAAACCCTTTATACCTATCAATTTAAAGTCCATTTGTCGTGATACAGCAATGCTGACTGGATTATGGATTGGCGCTATTCTCTGCTATCAACAGCAAGGCTGGCACCAACTAGCACAACCACACGGAAGATTAGTACGCTGCCTGGGGGGAATAGTCAGTGGACTGCTTATCTGGTATGGCTTAGGGTTAATCATAAAAGTAACTACTTCCTTTGATACAGTCAGCTACTATTTGTTACAAGTTATTCGTAGTTTTATTTTTGGGGTATGGGTAAGTTATCTATGGCCAAGGGTTAGCTTAAGGTGGCAAAGTCGTCATACGTTGTCACTGTAA